The genomic segment CACAAATTGAAAAAATGTGAGGCTTTGAGAGGTTTGTATTCCGCACccaaacactcacacagtggtgcggGGACCTGTTGGAATTCCAGGAATTTATTTATGTCCTTCTGAAGGGATCACATTTTGAGGCACTAAACTTTGGTGAAAACAGACGGAAATTGTTACTCAAATcagaactgtcaaaaatgtctttgtaaaaTAAGGGGGAGTACATAAAAGTGGTCTTTGGGGGGCtataatatgtcaacaaaaactgtccaaatctaaactgtcaaaaatgccCTTCTATAGTAAGTGTCAAGTGTCCTagcatactgtagtatgtcatcTTATAAtaatgtccaaaatgtcctactatagtatgtcaacaaaaaactgtcaaaaatgtcctacTATAGTATATGAACCAGTTTCAGTAAAGGCTTAATATAACTGTTAGAGCCATTTATTTGGCtcatctgtttgtttatgtaatACCTGGAGGCGACAGTAGGTGGCGCACGGTACTGTGAGGTGCAGAAAATGACTAAATAGAATAGCAGGTAATCACTCGTCAGGTGTGGTGCTCACTGGGGCAAGCACACAGTTTTTGACAgtcgttgtcgtcgttgttgcCATTTGCATTAAGGTATAGAGTTTATGACAGTGTCTGCACAGTTTGGGCGGACGTCGCTTGTTTGTTAAGAGCGCAAACcgtaaataaatgtttggttACTGCATACAACGCtcatgtgttttattcattcattggacCCGGAAGACGACGCGTCAACTACCGTCAAGTACCAGTATAGCAGCCCCTCAGGGGCGTAGgttcgttttgttgtttttattttgttaaaaacatgtcactaagtaaaataagtcaaataagtcaaaaaCTTCACTTCAATTAGAAGTCTTAGTTAGGCGGAAAGTCCACCGCACAGAGGCGGAGCAGCGCCGGAGCCAACGCCGGGTTTCCGAGCTCTGCCGAGCCGCATGGAGGATGCTACCACCGGACTTTCTTACGGCGCCCACCGCTTGCAGGAAGGTATGCGCAGTAACGCTGCAGTTTCAAGgccataacaataataaataaaaatgtgcacactACTTTGCGAGCGTAATCCCAATGCATTGGTCGCTAAAATAACAATGAGGGTCGCGTCATATAAGACTGAACATGTGTATAGCTTATATTGGATTTTAGTGCGGAACATTAATAATTATAGGAGGAAAACGCgtcactgctgtcactgcttCTAGTGAAGTGGGAAATTCAAATGAAACACACTTGGGTAAAGGAACTGCTCAATTAACACATAAGGCTTTTGTTGAAAATTTGGAGAAGTTACAAAATGTAAGACAAGAtaaattaaacaagtaaaaaaaaatataagaaagGTAACTGAAGAGCATATCCATAAAAGCAGTGTTGCAGAGGTAAAAGATGCACTGGGAAAAATTCTTAATTTGTGTGAAGAAGCAAAAAATGCTCATGATTCGCTGGTGCATTTAATGCCCTCTGAAGAAAGTGGGAAACAAAATACATGGTTTGCTgcaaaaatgttgattgaaaATGGTTTAATTGATGATGTTGAATAATGAAAATGTTGGTGATGCGGATGATGTTCATCCTGATGACAGTATATCAAATGTTGCTGGTAAACGTTCAAGCACAAGCACAGAGCAGACGAGGATTGTTGTCTGTAATCTGTTCAGTTTATGATCCCTTGGGGTTCCTTGCACCAGTGACACTGCCGGCAAAGGTTATGTTGCAAGAGCTCTGTCGGAGACGTTGTGGATGGGACGACAAGATACCTGCAGACATTAGCCATCAGTGGACAAGATGGCTGGAGGATCTGAAAAGGTTGGCTTTGTTTAAAGTTGACAGATGCATTAAGCCCAAACACTTTGGACAGCCCATTAAAGCACAGCTGCACAAGTTTTCTGATGCCAGTAACTATTCCTCGTCTGGAGCTTACGGCTGCTGTCCTCGCTGTTCGAGTAGATCAGATGTTGAGAGGACAACATCTGATCTAATGAGGACAGACGTTTCCACACATTTGTGGCAAATCGGGTGTCAAATGGAAGAGGTTTCTTCTGCAGTTAAAGCGAAAGAGAAAGGAATTGCATGCTCTTGAGTTTAACAGAAAGGATGCAGATGGATCACATGTGCCGCTGGAGATGGAGAGGGCTAAAAAAGCAATGAGTCAAACCTTGTCCCCTGAGAATCTTTTGGATGCTGAAGTTTCCATCATTCGCTACAGTCAGCAGAAAAGGTTCAAGGAGGAGATTGCTGCCCTATCAGCTGGAAAATGTGTGCCACGAGACAGTTCTCACGTCTGTGTTACATCTGCAAACTCTGGATGATGATGGACTCCACACTGTTTTGTGTGAGGTTGAGGCTATAGTGAATGGTCGCCCCCTCACTAACCTCTCAGATGATCCCACTGATcttgaaccactcactcctAATCACATTCTCCTGATGAAAGGGAATCCAgtcttattgttgttgtgatggATTCTGAGTGAAACCAAGTTATGTGCACAAATATTGGGTATTGTTTGGTACAATTTGTGTGTATTCCTGGTATTATGTCtctgtaatttaatttgaaGGGAATTGTAATGTAAGCTGCCATTTACTATTGGGGCCGGTGTGTTAGAGCCATTTATTTGGcttatctgtttgtttatgtaatACCTGGAAGACACAGTAGGTGGCGCACGGTACTGTGAGGTGCAGAAAATTACTAAATAGAAGACACCTCAACTACCATCAAGTACCAGTATAGCAGCCCCTCAGTGGCTtaggtttgttttgttgtttttattttgataattataaACATtgtaatgataattattaatacAATAATGTATTACATTTGGCAGGTGTCTTATCTCACATTGTCGcacaataacattaaaatagtGGTCATTCTGTTCAGAATTGATTCTATTAAGTGtccatttcatttattaaacctatttaatattcagttttattataaataattgaacataCAGTTGAATTTAGTTCATTTGAACAtatttgaacattaaaaaaagtaacgcaatagtaacacaaacacaactcttGGGAGAAGTAACTAGCATGAGTAACGTGCGCTGATGTCAACAAAAGATAATATACCATTGTTatcaaaactgtcaaaaaattagtatctagtctggccagtagggggcaggtcaagtttaaaaaaagaatcttaaCTTCATAGGAAATAGCAACTATTCAGGAGGGTGGTttagtagaatttcaaaataaaagtgtttatatGGGccttattatttgtgttattttttaatcacatttctaGACTCATTTACTCATTTATCGTCATGTTCTATGACTGAAGACACTGTCCGGTATTAAATGCCAGCCCTCAATTTAGGCGGTCCTGTAACCTGTAAACTTCCTGTTtttgacatagggtgataggcggggtcacaaccTGGACAGTTCCCTGTCCATCATAGGGAAACAATaacaactatccactctcactatcacacctatggtcaattttagAGTGGCTAACGTTTTTGACGTTATTCATTTTCTTAGCTGggtatttggtattttatttcaaaatgcatTCTGATGTATTGATTCTTGAAGAAGTATATTATATTGTGACGTTTTATTAAATTACTGACCAGCCCTAATGTGACCACATCTGTGACACTTTAAAAACCATACTGCTCACCCCCTTTTCAACGTTGTTGTGTAACCACGTCACCTCTGACCACATTTCAAAAATTCCTGAGCGGTCAATGCTATTATAAGACAACTACTGACCTGGCAAATCACTCATTCCACACACACCACTAcattgttcacaaaaacagagcatCAGGTTAACACAGTGCAGCATTTTGTGCCTCTCTGCTTCGAAAGCTCCACAACTGGGGAGTTTCCACATTGCTGTAACAGCAATCGTTGTTTTTCCCAAAAGATTCTTTGACCAGCTGTTGCAGATTGAACTCtgtggagttaaaaaaaaaagaaaaaagaaaaaggaaagtgtgTATAGAGAGACTTCACACCAGGCTGCTCAAGTGTGGCAGTGCCTTCTGTTTTACACAAAAACATCCAGGGAAAtaaaatggatttatttttaaacttgcCATTTACAAACGCAGAGAGGAAAAGAGTATAAACAAACAGCTTTAAGCCATCCTAGTGATCTGCAAACTGCAAGTGAAAAGTGGGTTTCATACTTTTTCTGTATCACAATTAATAATGACTGTGATATTTTAGTGCACTGCtataaagtttaaataaagcCTTCGAGCACATTCATCCCACACAGCATGACACTGCAGTAAAATGTCTCAATATAATTCAATGACATGGATACATCAACTCTGACTCGGTtgtaaaactgcaaaatgtGCTTTGTGATtggcaatatatatattttaatgtggCTAATTAACTTAATACCAAAGCACGGAAGAATACTTGCCctgggttatttattattttttaaagcagttacaacaactttattctaaaaATAATTTACAGTCCTAAACTCTCAAAATAAACTACAGCTGTTTAGTCTGGATTCTCCTTCATGTAGAAACACTTTGTACACATTCACGTTGCCATTTTCCAAGCAAACTACAAACACTTGCTTGCTCCAGTAAATATCAAAGCTGACTATTTTAAACTTCTTATATGGTTTAGTTTTACTGGATATGTGTGAGCTAGAACACATGGAGAGACAAATTCAGGGTGTTTCTATAATCATTAAGTAGGAATAAATGCCATAAATACATGAACAACAAGTGTGCCCTTTACAAATGCAtccaaaagaataaaaaaaagaaaagaaatgtagaGATATGTCAGTCCCTTTAAATGCCCAGCCACTGCACAATCACATCTCTGACAATAGAGAGATCCATGCAAACATACGGTGGAAACGTCCAGCATCTGTCCAGAAAGCTCTCTGTGCTTTAGCACCGCACTGTTGAAAATGGCAGGGCTGAAGGACCCACTTCACTGAATACACATACGTGGAAAGAGAGGGTAGGTATGGGGAGTGAAGGTACTATTCAAATGGCCCCGGCCTAAATCAGGCCTTCAGAACCCGGTCTAAAAATAACAGAGAGAGCAAGACGGCAAGAGAACGAGAGGAACAGGGTCTGTCCTCACACAAGCACTGGCCACGTGGAGGAAAGTAGCAcacatcctgtgtgtttgtgtgtgtgtgtgtgtgtgtgtattcccaCGAGTGAAGGGGAGAAGGTTGAAGAAGGACTCAGTACATAGCATCCTCGTAAATGTCCGTCCGTAGGCAGAAGAGGATCCCTCCACCCAGCATGAAGATGGTGGCGCCCCAGCCGAGCCCGTAGCCCCAGTTGAACTCGTGATACGTCTGAAGCACCGTCCCGTCGATGAACTTGATCGGGTAGAGGACGAGAGCGCAGGCCTGCAGAACCACTGGAACCAAAACAGAACACATTCAAAGCCATTAATGCAAAAGTCTGCATAAAAACGCAGTTACTAATCAGCGATTCATGAGCCAGTTTAATCCAACAGCACAGCAAGACGTCTTCATTGTAACCCAATTATCTCGCTGCTTCCtatttaaatactgtttttctttctactGGAGAGTATTCATACTGCTGTTATCCTCCCCGTCATCACTGCCTAATCATCTCAGATTCATTATTCCTCATCCATTGTCAGTCTCAGTAAATCATCGAGCACCTTCACCACCAGTGTCTGGACAACAATGTCCCTCCATCAACACTTTATCTTCACTCATCTTGTGTCATAAATTATTCAGATACTTTGAAATGGAATAGATTCAGCCTTGAAGCATTTGTTTCCAGACTCTAAAAATAATTGGACTTTTATGGTAAATTTTACGAGGAGCACAGGGTGCTGCTTTAACAAAGGATCTGTTTTAATGTTTCGGCTTGAAATGCATTTCCATTTCCTGCTTATTGCGATGCCGCCataacaaaaagacaaaaacacttttctttgcATGACACATCTCTTCCTGTGGGTTTGTTCTTCGGTGGAAAGTGAGGACTCTTGTGACGTAGCGCGCCGCTCTCCACTCGCAGCCGCCGACGTCGGCAACACATTTCCACACTCAGAAGGTAAAGTCTGTGGAGTTCCTGTGACCTTGTGAAATGTGGAACACTATTCTAACAAACACAACTGCTGTTCTGACTGTCACTGAGCATTGCCGTCTACTGTCCCAGTACTTCCTTTCCGAGCACGCTAAGGTGACTCTTGAGGAAAGGACTCTCTGTAACCACGACTCCACCTTTCCTTCCTTCAGGATGGAGCAGTGGGCGTGCAGGAGAACCAACGGCAGCTCAAGAATGTGGCGGTGTTGATGAAGCCCAGACTGTTCGAGCAGCCACACTGAGGTCATATTTCTGGACAGAAAGTAAATACCACACAGCCACGGTCGATTCTGCCAAGGGGCATTTAACAAGCAgcccttctgctgctgctgctgctccactgtggACTGTGTGTGCCTGTATGGAGACCTTATTCCTCGCAAGACTTTTAAAGCAATTACTCACAGGAAAGGATAACACTGCATTCCCACGCTTTTCAGTAAATGGCTAACAGTCAACCGCCATAACCCATTACATTGACGGCACAGACTGGTTCTTTGTGAATGATGTTTTCAGGGGACAGAGTTGGACAAAAATCCCTCACTTTGCTCTTAAATGTCCTTCAAAAcgcaaaataatacaaaataatccCGCGTTACCCTACAATACATCCTCACTTTAATGTTTGTGTTACCTCACACTATGGCCGTGAAACCATTTGGACTGCGGAGGATATTATTAGTTTACAGAAGAAATGGTTTGCCCTTTTTAGGAAATATGCTTGTTCACTCTCCTGCAGAGGAGATTCTGTAAGTGAAAGTGCTGATATCATGCAGTTACGGACGCAAGAGAAACAAAATCTGTCAGTCAATTGAATAAACGAGAAACTTCGGACATCTTCAACGCTGCCTCATCCTACTTCAGAGAACACTTAGTGTTGGATTCTGTACTTGATATGAAATGATAACAGCACAAGAGGAATCCATTGCCTGGGGATTCTCAAAGCTCTGTTGTCCATGCTTGCATTGAGCATCGACACCGTTTTATGGCAGTGATCCAACTTTGCCATTTGGTGATGCAGTAAAATGCACTTCCGTTTGTCCAGGGGCACAAAAGCTATCCATtatcttgacttttttttatgaatgcaaCCAGCAAAGAGACAAGTTGTCTGACATATTTCTGccgcagaaaaaaacatcagaggCTGCTGAAGATGCTAAAAACCCACAACAAAAGGGTTGAAGAGGAGGCATTACCATTAACACATCCAGAGAGTGTTTAGTGTCTTCAGCAGAAAGGGTTTTCAGTCATTGCTGCAAAGTGCACAGAAGTATACTGTAAACATGTGCAGTCCTGGTATGATCGCCAGTGGAGATGCTCTCTCGCTCCTGTTGCAGCCATGAACAGCCCTCAAAGCAAACAGTGCATCTCCATTTTCAAACTCATATGTAATATGCTGCCAGTTATACTGTCCATGTCTAGGAATTCAAGCAGAAGGAGGCCACACTGCTTCCTGCCAAGTGTTGCATGACGGGactgtgtgacgtcagcttccaGAGCTCGATAGCTAGGTTTCCATACTCCACTGCATTTTCAGTTCGGAATGGTAACCCCTAATCTGGTTTACTTCAATAAACGTCTGTAGTCTGGCATtatttgtcaaaaaagaaacatatcaGAAGTGAAAATTCTCAAGGCTGTAATTCTGGTCCAGTGTATAACATGCCAAACTGAACTAATCTGTACCAGCTGGTGGATACAGGACATAATTGTCATAATCCAGATTATTCCTTCACGAGGAATCTTCAggaatgatgtaaaaatgcagGAGGTGGAACATTACTTGCAATACACAACAGGACGTCTGTTTTATATAATCCAAACCAGGAACTGGGGAGAGTTAGTTTGTTGTAAGTTGTTAGTGTTTCATCACTGttaaaagtaaagtaagtacTAAGGCTGTGAGTCACTTGTACAGAGCACTGAGTTCTTTCTTATGACTGCTGAAccgttttattttaattgcatGTTTTATAGATAGATCCTCCCCCTCCAGTGTCAAAATTTGGTTTCACCCGTAGGACTTCCTCACAAAGCATGCAGGAGAAGTGAAGTCCAACTGTGAAGCAACGCTGGGTAGAGAGTCTTGGGTGgcgtcttgtgttttttttgttttgtttttttcactcagtGACTTCACTGTGTTGGTAAGTCTGCAAATTCTGCGGCTGCTTTTTCTTGGCACATGAGCCTGCAGCTCCCCAGactctacatcacagaaaaaactAGCTCAACAAGCAAATCCCATTGAgttccttcttttcttctgcattggaacaaaaaaaaaaaccttctacATGGAAATTGTTCCAGTTGTTCTGTATGTACACTTTTTGCTTGAACGTTAGATACATTATTCATACAATGTTTTGAGAAGTTGTTAGGATGATGGAGGAGGTAGAGGCGGACGTACCTGCAGTGAAGAGGAACACAGCCACGGTGCGGTAGTGCTGTCTTTGTGTTCCTCGGCAGAGGGAGATGAGGGCCACCAAAAAGGCCACCAGAGTTGCCACAGCGCCGGCCACCAGGAGCACCAGGGTGGCAATCTGCCAGTCTGCAGGGACGGGACACACGCAGGTTAGAGTGGTGCGTCCCGCTCACACACAAAAGCCTGAATCGCGGGAGTGAGTTGTTGAATGGAGCAGTGTGctgacaaaacacaaaacaagtgctAATCCCCACGGAGTGAAGTGagtgaagcagaacaaacaAAGGTCCACATGACACACCAGCCCGTGATCTGTAACTCGGTAGTCACAGTAACCGGATTACACGTGCAACTGAAGTGGAAGTTACAGGTCACTGCGCTGGATTAGAGTTTACAATTAAAGTTTCAGTTGcagtgaaacacacatttaactttGTCTAATTACATTTGTAAGTAGTCCAAAAACAATGTATCCTGGTCTCTGTGTAAAGTTGTTATGGTTTGAATTTGATGTTACTTGCTCCCAACCTTTTCCATGTGGGTTCAGCTGGTGGCTTTTAACAGcacatttattctatttattttaactcATCACTTCCACTACACCAGAGAACTGTTCCCTGGAAACACctacaaaacaatgttttttttcactttaaccGAAAacttactttttaatttaaaaaaaataaagcacgAGAGTCTGAAACAAATTGGAGAAAATGTTTAAttcttctatttgtgtttgcactgaataTCCGCGCTTTGATGTGCCACTTGTCACTGGCAGAAGAAAGCCCAACCTCAAAAGACTCGAATCAAAAGGAAAATTTGCATTTGCTGAAGCCAAACAAGCTCAGTGAACAGTCTGAGCCGGGTGTGCTCTTTCTCAGTT from the Solea solea chromosome 4, fSolSol10.1, whole genome shotgun sequence genome contains:
- the LOC131459002 gene encoding transmembrane protein 47-like, with the protein product MSVNEVYVFRPFKLIALLCVFLALCLDVVALLSPAWVTAEHFSLSLWESCSQSAARGPTEEAPWNCFSTLTSDWQIATLVLLVAGAVATLVAFLVALISLCRGTQRQHYRTVAVFLFTAVVLQACALVLYPIKFIDGTVLQTYHEFNWGYGLGWGATIFMLGGGILFCLRTDIYEDAMY